Proteins from one Canis lupus familiaris isolate Mischka breed German Shepherd chromosome 26, alternate assembly UU_Cfam_GSD_1.0, whole genome shotgun sequence genomic window:
- the MRPL40 gene encoding 39S ribosomal protein L40, mitochondrial, giving the protein MAVAALGASARALRSRSGLLGPWQTQMRETHQRAALLSFWELIPMRAEPLRKKKKVDPKKDQAVKDRLKKRIRRLEKASQELIPIEDFITPVKLLDKTRQRPKVELPFEESERRALLLKKWSLYKHQEHEKERDAITSMLESQQEALEELKLISPELHEEATKRDPNLFPFEREGPDYTPPISSYQPPEGRYHDITKVYTQVEFKR; this is encoded by the exons ATGGCCGTCGCGGCCCTGGGAGCTTCCGCTCGTGCTCTGCGCTCGCGGAGCGG GCTTTTGGGCCCTTGGCAGACACAGATGAGAGAGACTCACCAGCGAGCTGCGTTACTGTCCTTCTGGGAGCTCATTCCCATGAG AGCAGAACCTCTacgaaagaagaaaaaggtagaTCCTAAAAAAGATCAAGCAGTAAAGGACCGTTTGAAAAAAAGGATCAGACGACTGGAGAAAGCTAGCCAGGAGCTAATTCCCATTGAAGATTTTATTACACCTGTGAAGCTCTTGGATAAAACAAG ACAGCGGCCTAAGGTGGAGCTTCCCTTTGAGGAGAGTGAGCGGAGAGCTCTGCTTCTCAAGAAGTGGTCCCTGTACAAGCATCAAGAGCACGAGAAGGAGAGGGATGCCATCACTTCTATGCTTGAGTCCCAGCAGGAAGCTCTGGAGGAGCTGAAACTCATATCCCCAGAGCTACATGAAGAGGCTACCAAGCGGGACCCCAATTTGTTCCCCTTTGAAAGAGAAGGGCCAGATTACACACCACCAATCTCCAGCTACCAGCCCCCTGAGGGCAGGTACCATGACATCACCAAGGTGTACACACAGGTGGAGTTTAAGAGGTAG